In Acidisarcina polymorpha, the DNA window CGCTGGTAATCAGTCCCTCGCCCAACAGGATTTTCATCCGCCGCTGAGTGCGCTCCTTGATGAAGTTCTGCGGCTGGTTGATCAGGATCTCCCAGATCAGGCCGGGATCGTTGATGAAAACAATATGACTGGCCCCAAGTTTGTAGTGGGAGATACGTCCATAGTTCGCAACAAGATGCTCGAAGAGCAGGATGGGATTCCCTGGCTTGAAGAATTTCCTCACCAGGTAAAAGGGAAGATTCATCTTCAGGCCGGGAGGATAGCGGTAGCCGCCGCGCTCTTCGACAATCCAGTCGCCCGCAGGAGACGGCGCATCCTTCTCTGATTCTTTCTCTCGATCGTCGGGAGCTTGCAGAACTGTTGCCATAGAGGAAGCCTGGTTTTCGAGAGCAACGAAGCGCGAGTTCAACCGGCGGCTGTTACTTTGAGCCTCGCGGAGAGCTTCGCCTCTACCAGTCTTACGACGTTTTGATGGACTTCTTCAATGGGCTGGTCGCCATCGATTACCACCACACGCACAGGTTCCCGCGCGGCAATCTCGTGATACTTGTCGAATACCCGGCGGTAGAAGGCGTTCCCCTCACGTTCGAAGCGGTTTTCATCGACCTCGCCATTGCGGCTGTTGCGGCGGCGGGCACGTTCGAGAGAGGCTTCAAAGTCGGGCAGCAGGAGGATAGTGAGGTCGGGCTGCAGATCCCCGCACATGGTTTGATGGAGCGCGAGGACAATCTCGCTGCCCAGCTCGCGGCCACCACCCTGGTAGGCTTCGGTCGAATCAGTAAAGCGGTCGCAGAGCACGATGTGCCCATTATCGAGCGCGGGCTGAATGACTTCGGCGATCGCCTGGGCACGGTCAGAAAACATCAGACCTAACTCGGTCAGCGGGGCAAGCCCTTCGGTCTTCGAATCGAGCAGCAGCGCGCGGATGCGGTCGCCGGTCTTGGTTCCTCCGGGCTGACGGGTCACCAGTGGATGCTCGCCGTGCGCTTCAAGCCAGGTAGTAAGCCGGCGGAGCTGGGTCGTCTTCCCCGAGCCATCAAGACCTTCAAAGGTCAGAAAGAATCCTGAATTCATTTCCGGAGTCATACGGTAAGTCTATCGCTGACGGGGGAAGTGCGGTTCATTTGCTGCGGCCCAGGGCGTACAGAAGAGCCTAGCTCGTCCGTCTCAGACGTTCGCATCACTGCTTCCCCGCAGGGCTCCAAGAAATAGCAGAATCCCTCCGCAGACGATTGCGGAATCTGCGACGTTGAAGTCGGGCCAGTGGTAGTTCCAGTGACCGAGAATGATGTGGACTTCAAGAAAGTCGATGACGGTTCCGTAGACCAGGCGGTCGTAGACGTTGCCGATGGCGCCCCCAAGGATGAGAGCGAGTGCGACGGTCGTAGCTGTAAGCTGGCGTCCTAGCTTCAGCAGGAATGCGAAGACCGCGAGTGCGGCGATAATCGAGAAAGCGATCAGCATGATGCGCACCAGCTGCGGTCTCGATGAGTAAGAGAAGAGGCTGAAGGCCGCGCCATCGTTCAGCACGTGGGAGATGCTGAAGACGCCGGGGATGATAGTGCGCGCGCTTCCCAGCTCGATATGGTTCGAAACCCAGACCTTCGTGACGCGGTCGAGCAGGATGATGAGGGCGGATAGTCCGAAGAGCAGCGGCAGCTTGCTGGTGCGGCGCGAAGAGACCAGGGCAGCGGTGCTCATTGCGCCACACTCGCGCTTAGTTCCGCATACCCCATTTCGTTCAGAGCATCCTTGCAACGCTCGCACACCGCTGACCAAGGGCCGTACGAAGCAACACCCGGAATGTATCTCCAGCACCTTTCGCATTTAGCATTCAGGGATCGACCGACTGCCACTTCTACAATGTGCGATCCTTCATCTAATTGCTTCAGAGCAATCTCAGATACATTGAAAAGCTCTTCTAACTGACCTTTGTGGTTGCCTACGAAATAGCTCAGCAGTTCGTACTCCTTATCAGAAGCGCTAAGTTCAACCTTCGCTTCAAGAGCCTTCCCGATTTCCTTCTCGCGTCTGGCAACCTCGAGCTCTTTCAAAACGTCGCCCCGCAGCCTTAGGAGACGCGACCAGTCCTCAAGCTTCTCAATGGGCAATCCAAGGTAAGCTTCAGGCACACTGCCTCGAGTAACTTCAGAAGGGTCAGGAAAGTCCGCTAAGTGCACGCTCGCCGGCCTGCCCTCGACCTTAGGCATGTAACTCCAGACCTCATCCGCAGTGAAGCTCAGGATAGGGGCGACTAGCCGGACTAATGCGTCGGTGATCTTATACAGCGCGGTCTGTGCGGAGAGCCGCTCTTTGCTGGTTGGCGCGAAGGTGTACATCCTATCTTTGAGCACATCGAGATAGAGCGCACTTAGATCGGCGTTGCAGAATTCGTTGATGGCGTGGAAGATGCGGTTGAACTCGAATTCTTCATACCACTTCAGCACCTTCTCGGTGAGCTCTCGGGT includes these proteins:
- the lspA gene encoding signal peptidase II, whose translation is MSTAALVSSRRTSKLPLLFGLSALIILLDRVTKVWVSNHIELGSARTIIPGVFSISHVLNDGAAFSLFSYSSRPQLVRIMLIAFSIIAALAVFAFLLKLGRQLTATTVALALILGGAIGNVYDRLVYGTVIDFLEVHIILGHWNYHWPDFNVADSAIVCGGILLFLGALRGSSDANV
- the tmk gene encoding dTMP kinase produces the protein MNSGFFLTFEGLDGSGKTTQLRRLTTWLEAHGEHPLVTRQPGGTKTGDRIRALLLDSKTEGLAPLTELGLMFSDRAQAIAEVIQPALDNGHIVLCDRFTDSTEAYQGGGRELGSEIVLALHQTMCGDLQPDLTILLLPDFEASLERARRRNSRNGEVDENRFEREGNAFYRRVFDKYHEIAAREPVRVVVIDGDQPIEEVHQNVVRLVEAKLSARLKVTAAG